The genomic stretch AAGATCTCCAATAGAATTACTAGACTCTGTGGTTACAGCACAAAAACTACCATGAACAGTACAGAATgattggggtgggtgggtggctatgttgcaagaaaactttatttattaaagaggtGGCAAGCTAGATTTGGCCACAGGTCATAATCTGTTGACTCTTACCCTAGAATATGCCCAGGGTAGATATTAGGGTGTTGGATAAAAATAGTaggaaatttatcattttttgcttaaaaagtttttttaaaacaaagttcaaTATACTTATAGTATGTGCAGAGAActcataaatatatagaaattaagttataaacatttttactcATTGAATACCTCCAAAATGTAAGTTAAAGTTAGATTCAAAATAAGcattctttatattcatttttttaaagattttatttatttattcatgagagacacacagaagcagagacataggcagagggagaagcagactccctgtggggagcccaatgtggaacttgatcccaggtccccaggatcatgaactgagccaaaggcaaatgctcaatcaatgagccacccaggtgccctattcatttgttttaaattctttacaGTAAAGTTAAGAATTGTTTTTATGAGTATGTCACCTAATTTTGAACCCTTCAGATTGAACAGAAGTGTACTGTTACAGGCATCAATATCATTCAAGGATGTGACTGTGGAATTCACCCAAGAGGAGTGGCAGCAAATGGGTCCTATTCAAAGGACCCTATATAgagatgtgatgctggagaactaCAACAACCTAGTCTCAGTGGGTGAGCATATAAATATAACTTACCCTCATCACACCATATTGAAGGCATTTCCTTTTTATGCACTAATATATATGAatactttatttagattttaatgtCATTGAGGCATTTCATTCAGGAGTATAAAATTAACTAAGCCTCTTGAGAAATAAGAGGAGTTGTCAACTCCACATGATGATTTTAAATCAGGATCTTCAGGGTGCTACTTCTGAAGCTGTATCTTTTTACAATTAAGAAAccaaaagctcaaaaaaaaaaaaaaaaagaaaaaaaaaaagaaaaaaaaagaaaccaaaagctcATCATCTGTCCTAAGTACTCCATTGTTCTCTGTCTACAGGGAACTGCATTTTTAAACCAGCAGTAATCTTCAAGTTGGAGCAAGGAGAGGAGCCTTGGTTGTTGGAGGAAGAATTCTCAAACCAGAGCCACCTAGGTGAGTTACTAAGCACTAGCAGACAGAATTCTCTTGGGGTATTTAAAACTCCAGAAGGTCAGTTTAGCAATAAACACCTTTGTAtttcaagactttttcttttagGCTCAAAGACCAAAAAAGCaccaatcaaaagaaaatgattaataaacCTGACTACATAAAAATTGAGAACTTTGTTTATAAGagatactattaaaaaaatgagaagaaaaaaaaaaaggatgagaagaCAAGCACAGAGTACCAGAATATGTATATAGTACAAGTATCCTTGAAAGGATTAGTATCCTGAAAATGTTAAAACTTCCACAAGTCAATACAGGAAAAGGTGGCAACCCAAttgaaaaataggcagaagactgAACAGGAACTTTTAAATGGCCATTAAATCTTGGAAAATATGTTCAAGCTCTCATTAGCTTTCATGgagttcaaaataaaatacaaagcaaaaggATAAACACAGTATGAGATGAGATTAACATTATGGCAAAGCCAAATCCTGATGGGgatatgaaatattaaagaatCTTTCTGATGGAAAATGTAAACTGGTAAAACCCCTGTGTTACCAAGTCAGGTTAAAGTTTTATATAACCTGTGAGCAAAGAATTCTTTTCCTAACTATATGCCCTCCCAAAAGGCATGATTGTATTCCCTAGGatgaataaaacaatatttatggaaatattgattgtttttgttaaaaattgaGTTCATCAGCAGTAGATGAAGAGTTATATTCCTTCAGGGAAAATTAGGtacataatcttaaaagaaaccaaacaatgTAAATATGCATGTATGGTTATATTTGTGTAGATGTCAGAAATGCAAAACTCAATTACGTTTTTGGGAATTCATACATTGATggtaaaacctcaaaaaaaatcaaagaaacaattaCATAAATATTAGAAGCATAGTCAACTCTTAAGCATGAAGAATTGTAACTAGGCAGAGATAAATAGGGATTTTTGCAGAGCCATTTTTGTGTTGTGTTTCTGggcatgttttttttaaactcaagttaacatacagtgtagtattggtttcagttTGACATTGTTTCATATTACACTAGTGTTAACTCTGTACTGTTAAGTTGCACATATAAGTTTTATGCAGATATAAATTATGTTTCATACTTAAGAAAGTGAAGAGATGAACCAAAAATAATAGATGGTATTTACAACTCCTAAAACTCTCAAAGGACAGCCATCTATAATGCATAAATTATTTTGACTTTCTTAAGTGCCGTTTTTGCAGTAAAGCCTTCCATGATATCCCATTTAAAATCATATCCCTTGGAGCACTTCaatggctcaattggtagagcatgcaactcttgatttcaaggtcttgagttcaaaccccacactgggcatagagcctacatatatacatgcatacataaaatacatgaaCTCCTCATATCAAATTAAAGTGTGGAAATTTAGGATGAGATGATCAGGTTCACTTATCAttgaattttgataaaataaaggTACCAAAGCAGAATTGAGCAGCAAATCTAATTTAGTTGCAAGAAGGATTTTCCTTTTGtcagttttatatttgtttgtactTCCATGACTTATTACTATGAGATGGATTAGATCCTGAGCTGCTTCATTTAATCATGAGGAAAGTTGAAATCAATTTTGATTTGATGTTGAAGGATTGAATAGAAATAAGAGATATCAAATTGGAAGTAGTAGACTCTTGAGTAGTCTATCAGTATATCCTAGGTAGCATAGGACTATAATATATTTCCTCAAAGCAAACTCTTCCCCTGTTGGTCCTAATCTATCAGTGTTCATTATCTCCTAATTATTTTGTTGCTGAACTTAAGTTTATATAGTTTTGTTGTGTTCATCCCATTATCTGGTTTTCCTGTTGCTCAAAATAACCACTCCTATAAAGtctaatttctattctttctccacCTCAGTTGGAAGGGCAACTTATCACAATCCAAAACAGATAGGTATTTATTACCAGCTTCCGCTCTCATTTTCACTATACCAATACGTTTTTTAAAGAAGggtgaggacacacacacacataaattatttcatcttggaaaacgaaaaaacaaaatacaatatagGTTATTTGTCTATAGGTCCCACCCATAATAAATGTAAGATTCTTAAGATGTTTTCAATTTATCTCTGTTTTAGAAGATTACAGAGATGATGACCTGATGAAGAGGaacaagaaaatcaaagataaacaCTTGCAGGAAATAATATTCATCAATAATAAACCATTGactggagaggaagaggaagtttGGGGAAAACAATTTAATCTGCACATAGCTCCTGTTTCAACAAAAATGTCCCATAAATATGACTCATGGGGAGTAAATTTGCAAAAAATTTCCCAATTTGTCATTAATAGTAGAACTTACctaaccaaaaaaacaaattgctATAGTGTATGTGAaaatttgtctttcaaaattAAGTTTGAGAGAACTCATACTGGAGAGGAATttcatgaatataataaaaatgggaaagcTCTTAGTTATAAGGAAAATCTTCCTGAGAATCAAAAGTGTCAAACGTTGGAGCAAGCTTTTAAATATAATGCAATTGGAAAAGCCTTCTATGATGAGGCTACTTGTGTTACACATAAGAGTATTCATACAAGAGAAAAATCCTATAAAGATGATGAAtgtagggaaaacaaaaaaacaactatcTTTGACTGTAAAAGAACTGGGATAGAGGAGAAATACTCTCCTTTTAACCAATATGGGAAATCCATCTGTGAGAAGTCAGCTCTTAAGGAATATAGTAAGTTTAACATGGCtgtgaaacaaaatgaatgtaaTGCAAGTGGAAATAATTTCAACAGGAAGTCACACCTCACTCAATTTCAGAGAATTATCACGGAAGAGAACCCATTGGTGTGTAATGACAGAACACAAACTGAGGATAAATCCTCTGAGTATCATAAAAGCAGGAAATCCTACCAGATATCAGCTCACAAAGTACACCAGAGAACTCACTCTGAGATAAAACCctataaatgtaaagaatgtggtaAATCCTTCTTTCAAAAAGGACATCTCATTCAACATCAGAgaactcacacaggagagaaaccatttgaatgtaatgaatgtggaaaaactTTCTCCCAGAAGTCACACCTCAGTACACATCGGAGAATTCACACAGCagagaaaccctataaatgtaatgaatgtgggaaaacaTTTGTCCAGAAGTCAACCCTCAGGggacatcagagaattcatacaggagagaaaccctataaatgtagCGAATGTGGGAAAACTTTTGTTCAAAAGTCAACCCTCAGAGATCATCATagaattcacacaggagagaaatcTTTTCagtgtaaagaatgtgggaaaacTTTTGGTCAGAAGTCAAACCTTAGAATACATCAGAGAACTCACAGCGGTGAGAAAACATATCAATGTAACGAATGTGAAAAATCCTTCTGGCGAAAAGACCATCTTATTCAACAtcagaaaacacacacaggagagaaaccatttaaatgtaatgaatgtgggaagaCTTTTGCCCGGACATCAACCCTTAGAGTGCATCAAAGGATTCATACTGGGGAGAAACCATTTAAGTGTAATGAATGTGGCAAAAAATTCGTCCGGAAGGCGATCCTTAGTGatcatcagagaattcatacagggGAGAAACCTTTTCAGTGTAATAAATGTGCAAAAACTTTTGGCCAGAAATCAAACCTCAGAatacatcagagaattcacaatGGGGAGAAATCTTATGAAGGTaatgaatttggaaaattatataaGAAGTCAACTCTAAATGTTTGCCAGAGAATTCAGGGGGGTGGAAAACCCCATTGATAGAATAACTATGGAAAATCCGTATGGTTGAAGGACCAAGCCATTTGACTCCAGGAAacccacacaggagagaaactaTATAAATATGAACGTAGGAAGAATTTTATCCAAAAAGCAATCCTGAAAGGATATCAGAGAATACACATAGACTGATAATTCTTTTAGGATACTATGGAAAGCCCTTTTGAATGAAGCCATGTCCTTTAAATAACTCACACAAAATTTCCAGGTCTCCTTTTGCTCCAAGTAGGGCTTTGGGACTGTGGATTTTCATGTTTTATGCCACATCCAGTCATGACAAAAGACCTCGCTGATGAACTACTAGGATGCTGTCAGAATAGAGTGGAGATGACCCAGGACAACCTGAAGTATCATGTTGTAACATGGCACAGCTTTTACAAGGTAAAAGCCAGGGTGCCTGAAATGTACAACAAAATTCTCGTTCATATCTTTACTTTTTGAACATTTTGTGATCAAGCAGTAAGCTTGTATTCTGTTGAGCTCTCACATATTCATGTCTGTTTCCTTTTGAACATAATTTAGCCATCCCTCTGTTGGGGAGGTAGAAAGTTACTGTGTAAGCCAAGCTTACATCAGTCAATGGGTACAACACTTATTAAAGGGTTGGTGTTGTGAGGAGTCTCTCTAAGATCATcagagaattcatttaaaaaaaaagctccctTCAGTGTAATGAAATAGATGCCACCTGTTAAAAGGCTTTCAGTGAAcctaaaaagttgaaaaaatttttGGTTGAAATGTGAGCACAGCTTATGCAACTAAAGTAAATACTTGTTTAATGCTTTGAAGCTGCTCTCCCTTCACGCTTTGTTGTACCTCTCTATGCCCCAATATCAGCTGTTTCAAGGGAAATAAATTTTCCTGACTCCAAAGGGGACATATATTCATTGGCACCCACCCAAATATTTGGGGGAACTTTAAGGGAGAAGAGAGGCTCAAACTTTTATGGTTTTATGGGATACAAGTGCCCAAGTCAAAATTTTACCACTTTACGTGGAAGTAAGAAGTATCTAGATTTAGAAAATGCTgttagggcaagggttacagtAGGAGGGGGTGAAATTAATGTGGCCCTGTGAATAAATGAGGCCTTTAGGCCAGTGCTGTGTACTGTGGTTACATCTAAATATGAAAGTGTAGTAGGAGTGTGGTATATGTCATATTTACCCTTCCCGTAAGTCAGAAGGGATTCTCCCAGCCAGGAAGAGTTGTGTGTAAAGAAAATACCTTTGAGTTCCCACAGCCCTTAATGACCACTTTGGGCTTCAGTCTCTGTGACTGGTCATTCTGTTGATTGGAATTTCTGGCAAAAGGAGATGGCCTGGAGGTGGGGGAAAGGGTAGTTTGACTTGATACCCTAACaagtatatttcttttgtaaagcAACTGTTAGCTTACTCTTGGACTCTATACACTAGACACCTGACTCAGAGGAGCTTCTGACTTGATATTCCAATTTTAGAGTGTGTTATCTTAACTGGCTAAAAAGATACAGAGGATACAAGCCTTGTGTAAAATGCACATGGTATATTTAAGAATACAGCTGTACTGGTCCCAACAGTATCTCAGCTGTATGTCGAATTGTAGCAAAGGAAACTTACCATCCATTCTGCTGCCTGAAGCAAAGCTGCTGGCTTGGTAGGGCCCTTCATTCATGGAAGTTACTTGAACTGGGCCTGGTTAACTGACAGGCTAGTGGGCATCACTGGACACTGACTACTCAACTTCAGTGCCATGATGCAGACCTAGAAATTGATGTGGCTGCTCTCCTTGTGCAGGACTTAAGGATGTTCTCAACACTGGCAAATACTCCATTTGAAACTTTGGGCATTTTTACTGACTCTGGTCCTTATACTGCCTAGGTTTTTGACACACCAGTAGTAAAACTGCTGACAAAAGCACCCCTCTTTGGTGCTGTCAACTGTGGGAGGAAAGTCAGCTGCTGAGCACATCTGAGTTGTCAAACTAGATGCCCTTGGTGAGTGACTATTCTGTGATAACACTGGAATCAAGCTACTGAGCAAGACTTCACTACACTAATGGCCAGCATTGCTACCTGGATCCATCATCATACTGACAGTGCAAAATATTCACCATCCTAACTGCATACAAAGTAAAATCCTCTGTATCCAGTGCTCCCTTTGATGTCAATTGCCCTAAGAATCTACAGTCTTTTTCTTGTGTATTAATACCCAATTCCACATACCATTTGATAATTCACGCCTTTCCTACTGATTTTAAATATGATCACATACTAAATTGTCATTCTTAAAGACATTGCACAAGACTGCTCATGACCCAATCCCTACATTCTGTTAGCAACATATCCTTTTGGGATCAGGGCTGGCATATACCTCATATGAACTGAAATATTACAACTTTCTAGCCTGATACTGAATTTTTCACTGAAGTGTTTCAATCAGGAAACGAAGAACACCTAGAACTTTGGAAATAGAACATCACACACTAGAGCTGCCAACACCTTTGCCAAGATGCATCTGCAAAAACAGAGGATAATAACTAATTAGTGCTGTGTTCCCTGAAAATAATCAAGAGATTACTGTTTGCTCTGTTTTTATAATTAGGTGGAATATAAAGAAAGTCATTCATCTTAGAactttttctcagtttctcaaaatatttcaaatcatcCCCTTCATactcctttatatatatatacttttagaaTTATGATTGGATTTGCTATTAAGTTCAAAATCATCTACCCAATAGGATGAAATGAATTCACATAAGTAGTCTGAGTCATTCATTGGAAGTCCAGGTGACAGTCCCATTATTGGGCACTTAGGCTTTATCTGCTGTCCCGTTGCTGGGTTAGGCCCAAGAACACCTCTCTGTGTAATACATTATCAACTGGAGACCATAGTCTATGCTACAGCCACAAAGGCTTCCTTCTCCCTGCCTGGCTGATCACCTTTCCAGCTTTTATTCCAACAGGTGGATGCCACATCTAGAGACCCTGGAAGAGTCCATTTTCTATCCTTGCCTAGTGAGGGTCtttctgctaatttttaaaagccttcatTTAAGGcaagaattttaatgttttgtttataGTATATCCCAAGCAACTGAAACATACCCTCTAAATATTGGGCACTCAGAAATACTTGGTGAAGGTGGAACTGTCAAAATGAAATCTGAACATATTTTCCCTTGATACTGCAAATGATCTTTTAGGATTGTTCATCATATATTATTAATAGTTGACAATTATTGCTGTGACCTCTACTTAAAGACTCTTGTGTTTAGGATATTTTCAAAAGTTGCCTAAATGTTCTTAATATTCAGAATTATACAGTAttgttcttcaaatatttgtcacccaaaataaaatttatttttttttttttgaaatttattttcttgattttttggagggggatctctctatctcctggatctgaatgcctgtttcccttcccagattaggaaagttttcagctatgatttgttcaaatacatattctggacctctgtcccttttggcgccctcaggaaccccaattaaacgtatatttttccttctgaggctgtcatttatttcccttaatctatcctcatgatcttttaattgtttgtctattttttcctcagtttccctctttgccatcaacttgtcttctatgtcactcgctcgttcttccacctcattaaccctcgtcgttagaaCCTctaatttggattgcatctcattcaattgatttttaatttctgcctgattagatctaaattctgcagtcatgaagtctcttgaatcctttatgcttttttctagagccactagtagctttataattgtgcttctgaattggctttctgacattgaattgtaatcaaattttgtaactctgtttctgattctttcttttgaggtgagtttttccttctagtcattttgctcagtgcagagtggccaaaaacaagttgtattgggaaaaggagaaaaaagaaaagaagaaaaaaaaaaaggtgggggaagcaaacagaaaacaaaaaaccaggggcaatatcctctgattctatatactgtaaatccctcgacttcccctggaactttccagtgctgcttggtcaataacttgcttttcccctgtccgtctagctggtcttctgggggaggggcctgctgtgctgattctcaggtgtgagcacctgggggagctgctcagccccctgcctggtgcatggCTCactgggagttgtttatcctgtgaggccactgtgaggctcagtgggggttgtttatcctgtgaggccccaggaggaataACAACAGTGTGGAGACCAGCTCTTAGCCCTGGAGTCATCTCTCACAGTAACCGCCAAAGCTCTCAGtcccaggggcctggatgctctggggcggggccgccaggcggcaggagcatcctcgctgttCTGTGCCCTCCtgacctctgcctgtcccggggggagcgccagatcctgggctgtgtcccccggcgccctgggctctggggcctatGCTGCTTGAATCGTGCTCCAGGGTGTTGCAGCTTCCGCGGGGAGCCAGGTAcgggctgcagccctttagggagcttggccgcGAGGTGTGGCTCGCTCTCCCCGGGGCACAggtgctctgttactgtccctgggagcctaagggcatcccctcccctcctgggatcctgctccaactccctgcgagtgcctttccctccgggaagattggtgaagctcctgcttctcctggctggggctttcctgtcctgggggcactccccaggtggccttagcctggctcctcacgcggcccctcccccttggatttcttttatttatttatttttcccatcttcgaccttgatagaagtgcaaactcttctcactgtagcattccagctgttctctctttaaatctcaagctgaattcataggttttcaggatgatttgaaagttatctaggtaatttggtggggacaggtgacttggggactctactcttccgccatctttcCTATCTccaagatgtctgaactagatttgattttattttttaaaagattttatttattcattcatgagagacacagagagagagagagagagagaggcagagacacaggcagagggagaagcaggctccgtgcagggaccccatgtgggacttgatcctgggaccccaggatcaccccgggtggaaggcaggcactaaaccgctgagccaccgggggtccctgaactagattttaaaacaatgattataaactagctgggcttgaaacaCTAGAGAATCCTTTACTggagaaattaaagaactaaaatctaatccggctgaaatttaaaatgctattattgAGATGTAGTGAAAATAGAGGCTCtaacaacatggataaatgaggcagaagagagattCAGTAATACAGAAGACAAAATgttggaaaataaggaagctaaaaagaagagagaaagactaCCAGGTCATAAAGGGAGACTTTGAGAAATCAGTgattacaaaagcaaaataaaatatggattatGGAGGTTTCAGAAGATGAAAGGGGAGGgtagaaggtttatttgaacaaattatagctgagaacttccctaacctggagaAGGAAGCAGGCTATTCAAGTCTAGGTGGTATAGAGAACCTCcctaaaaatgagtaaaaatagatcaacatttcaacatataatagtgaagtgTGCAAAtttcagggagaaagagaaaattcttcttcttcttttttttttttttttttgagaaagagaaaattctaaaagcagctaGAAGAGTAGAAACAAGACTGGCAACAGACCTgaccacagagacctggcaggccagaaatgaCTGGCACAATATAGtcaatgtgctaaatgggaaaaatttgtagccaagaatattttatccagcaaggctgccattcagaatagaaggagagaaggagaaggaaacaaaagagtttccaaaacaaacaaaaactaaaggaattcatgaacactaaaccagcccgGCAAATACTAAAGAAGATGCTTCAAGTGAAGAGAGAGGtgaaaagtaacaaagaccagagaGGAACAGAGGCAATTTCCAAGAAgggtgactttacaggtaatacaatgcactaaattcatatctttcaataattactctgaagataaatggacaaaatgctccaatcaaaagatgtaGGGCAAGAGATTggataaaaagaataagatccaTTAATATGCTGtgtacaaaagactcattttagacctaaagacacctccagattgaaagtgagggagtggagaaccatttatcatactaataaacattaaaacaaagctgaagtagtaaccatccttatatcaaactagattttaaacccaAGACTgaagtaagagatgaagaaaaatgttgcatcataataaaagggtctatccaaAAGAAGATCGAACAATTATAAATACTTATGCCCCTAAATTGGgtgcagccaaatatataaaccaattaatatcaaaattaaagaaacacattgatagtaatacaataatatcAGGGTagtttaacaccccactcacagcaatggataGATTGTGTAAGCAGAAGATCAAGGAAACTAGGGCTTTGTATGACACACTGGGCCAGAAGGACTTAGATATATTTAGAGCATTTCATCCcaaagcaacagaatatacattcttctcaagtgcacatggaatattctccagagtagatcacttattgggtcacaaatcaggtctcaactagTACCAAAAAATTGGGATTATTCCTTGCATAtcttcagaccacagtgctttaaAACTTGTTATCACtcagaagagaaaatttgaaaggaaTACAAATATGTAGAGGttaagagcatcctactaaagaatgaatggatcagccaggaaattaaagaagaatttaaaaatacatgaaaacaaatgaaaatgaaaacaggtacTTCAGCACCTTTTGGGATGCAGCCAAGGTGGTCCTCAGAGCAAAGtatatagtaatacaggcctttctcaagaaacaagaaaagtctcaaatgcaCAAGCTAATTTCACAtgtaaaggagctggaaaaagaacagcaaataaagcctaaacccagcaggagaagagaaataatagaaaccaaaagaacagtagaacagatctaTGAAACTaggacctggttctttgaaagaattaataagatcaataaaaccCTAGTTGGACTTCTCTAAAAGCAGagaggacctaaataaataaatcatgaatgaaagaggagaaatcataACCAccaccaaggaaatataaacaattatcaGAACATATATTATaggcaactatatgccaacaaattaggcaatctggaagaaatggatgcattcccaGAGACATAAATTGAAGAAATAGAAGCCTTGAaaagacccataaccagcaaagaaattgcagcaataaaaaatctcccaaaaacaagagtccaggaaCAGCTGGCCTCCCAAtggaattctactaaacatttaagaattaataCCTACCTTCTGAATCTgtttcaagaaatagaaatgggaggaaaacttccaaactcactatgagaccagcattaccttgatttcaAAGCCAGacaattctgtatgttggcaaattgaattctgtatgttggcaaattgaataccaataaaaaataaatttattatttaaaaaaaagaaaaaataataaaataaaattccaaaacgaaaaataaaaaacaaagccagacaaagacccaatcaaaaagaattatagactaaTGTACCtggtgaacacagatgcaaaaattctcaccaagatactagtcaGTAAGATCGAACAacacattaagaggattatttaccatgatcaagtgggatttattcctgggctgcaatggtggttcaacatctgtattcaatcaatgtgatacaccacattaataaaagaaaagacaagaaccatattatcttctcaatagatacagaaaaagcatttgaaaaaacaCAGCATCCTtttttgattaaaactctccacagtgtcgGGACATAAGGATCATACCtcagtatcataaaagccatatatgaaaaacccacagcaaatatcctcAACAGGAGAAAACCAAGAAATTTTCCCTGAAGGTCAGGAACAAAGCAGGGATGTCCATtatcaccactgttattcaacatagtactggaagccctagcctcagccatcagacaagaaaaggaaataaaagacatccaaatctgc from Canis lupus dingo isolate Sandy chromosome 1, ASM325472v2, whole genome shotgun sequence encodes the following:
- the ZNF510 gene encoding zinc finger protein 510 isoform X2, with protein sequence MVLQEKEEVFLCLSLSQYIGTRQRPCEDTARSHLLNRSVLLQASISFKDVTVEFTQEEWQQMGPIQRTLYRDVMLENYNNLVSVGNCIFKPAVIFKLEQGEEPWLLEEEFSNQSHLDYRDDDLMKRNKKIKDKHLQEIIFINNKPLTGEEEEVWGKQFNLHIAPVSTKMSHKYDSWGVNLQKISQFVINSRTYLTKKTNCYSVCENLSFKIKFERTHTGEEFHEYNKNGKALSYKENLPENQKCQTLEQAFKYNAIGKAFYDEATCVTHKSIHTREKSYKDDECRENKKTTIFDCKRTGIEEKYSPFNQYGKSICEKSALKEYSKFNMAVKQNECNASGNNFNRKSHLTQFQRIITEENPLVCNDRTQTEDKSSEYHKSRKSYQISAHKVHQRTHSEIKPYKCKECGKSFFQKGHLIQHQRTHTGEKPFECNECGKTFSQKSHLSTHRRIHTAEKPYKCNECGKTFVQKSTLRGHQRIHTGEKPYKCSECGKTFVQKSTLRDHHRIHTGEKSFQCKECGKTFGQKSNLRIHQRTHSGEKTYQCNECEKSFWRKDHLIQHQKTHTGEKPFKCNECGKTFARTSTLRVHQRIHTGEKPFKCNECGKKFVRKAILSDHQRIHTGEKPFQCNKCAKTFGQKSNLRIHQRIHNGEKSYEGNEFGKLYKKSTLNVCQRIQGGGKPH
- the ZNF510 gene encoding zinc finger protein 510 isoform X1; this translates as MVLQEKEEVFLCLSLSQYIGTRQRPCEDTARSHLLNRSVLLQASISFKDVTVEFTQEEWQQMGPIQRTLYRDVMLENYNNLVSVGNCIFKPAVIFKLEQGEEPWLLEEEFSNQSHLEDYRDDDLMKRNKKIKDKHLQEIIFINNKPLTGEEEEVWGKQFNLHIAPVSTKMSHKYDSWGVNLQKISQFVINSRTYLTKKTNCYSVCENLSFKIKFERTHTGEEFHEYNKNGKALSYKENLPENQKCQTLEQAFKYNAIGKAFYDEATCVTHKSIHTREKSYKDDECRENKKTTIFDCKRTGIEEKYSPFNQYGKSICEKSALKEYSKFNMAVKQNECNASGNNFNRKSHLTQFQRIITEENPLVCNDRTQTEDKSSEYHKSRKSYQISAHKVHQRTHSEIKPYKCKECGKSFFQKGHLIQHQRTHTGEKPFECNECGKTFSQKSHLSTHRRIHTAEKPYKCNECGKTFVQKSTLRGHQRIHTGEKPYKCSECGKTFVQKSTLRDHHRIHTGEKSFQCKECGKTFGQKSNLRIHQRTHSGEKTYQCNECEKSFWRKDHLIQHQKTHTGEKPFKCNECGKTFARTSTLRVHQRIHTGEKPFKCNECGKKFVRKAILSDHQRIHTGEKPFQCNKCAKTFGQKSNLRIHQRIHNGEKSYEGNEFGKLYKKSTLNVCQRIQGGGKPH
- the ZNF510 gene encoding zinc finger protein 510 isoform X3, which codes for MAGDDLGCHNRGEVLRASAYPSQFSVLPQQQQKMNTSQASISFKDVTVEFTQEEWQQMGPIQRTLYRDVMLENYNNLVSVGNCIFKPAVIFKLEQGEEPWLLEEEFSNQSHLEDYRDDDLMKRNKKIKDKHLQEIIFINNKPLTGEEEEVWGKQFNLHIAPVSTKMSHKYDSWGVNLQKISQFVINSRTYLTKKTNCYSVCENLSFKIKFERTHTGEEFHEYNKNGKALSYKENLPENQKCQTLEQAFKYNAIGKAFYDEATCVTHKSIHTREKSYKDDECRENKKTTIFDCKRTGIEEKYSPFNQYGKSICEKSALKEYSKFNMAVKQNECNASGNNFNRKSHLTQFQRIITEENPLVCNDRTQTEDKSSEYHKSRKSYQISAHKVHQRTHSEIKPYKCKECGKSFFQKGHLIQHQRTHTGEKPFECNECGKTFSQKSHLSTHRRIHTAEKPYKCNECGKTFVQKSTLRGHQRIHTGEKPYKCSECGKTFVQKSTLRDHHRIHTGEKSFQCKECGKTFGQKSNLRIHQRTHSGEKTYQCNECEKSFWRKDHLIQHQKTHTGEKPFKCNECGKTFARTSTLRVHQRIHTGEKPFKCNECGKKFVRKAILSDHQRIHTGEKPFQCNKCAKTFGQKSNLRIHQRIHNGEKSYEGNEFGKLYKKSTLNVCQRIQGGGKPH